CATCACCACACCCGCTGATGCGGCCGCGGAGACGCCGAAGGCTTCTTCGATCTGCTTGACAAGCTCGGAAGCTTCAAGCAGCGAAAGAGACTTCAGCGATTCGAGGATTTCGTCGGTTTTTGCAGACATGGTTGGGATTCAGCAACAGATCAAAAAAACAGTCGGGTCGAAGACGTTCAGCTTTCGCCGGATTCGGCGTGCTGCTTGAGCGCCCGAGCAAGACCGGAGGGAACCTCGTTGATGCCCACAGCCACCTTGGTGGCAAGGGCATTGATGGAACCAGCAATCTGGGCCATGAGCACTTCCTTGGAGGGAAGGTCACCGATGGCCTTGATCTCGTCCTGAGACAGGAGCTTGCCTTCGAAAAGGCCGCCCTTGGTTTCGGACTTCTTGGTGTCCTTCTGAAAAGACTGAAGAGCCTTGACTGCACCACCGACATCGCCCTTGACCAGGACGAAAGCGTTGGTGCCGCTCAGAAGGGGATCGAGGTTGGACCAGGCACTATCACCATCAATGGCATGACGCATCAAGGAGTTTTTGGTCACCTTG
Above is a window of Synechococcus sp. BIOS-E4-1 DNA encoding:
- the rplJ gene encoding 50S ribosomal protein L10, with the protein product MGRTLESKQQIVEELKQLLGEAEMALVLDYQGLSIKEMSDLRTRLRASNGVCKVTKNSLMRHAIDGDSAWSNLDPLLSGTNAFVLVKGDVGGAVKALQSFQKDTKKSETKGGLFEGKLLSQDEIKAIGDLPSKEVLMAQIAGSINALATKVAVGINEVPSGLARALKQHAESGES